taacaagacactttattgtaattcctagggagaacgacccgaggtttaaatacttcggttattaattttaggggtttgtactagtgacaaacaatcttttgtatgaaaggatttttgattggtttggaaactatacttgcaacgagaattcatttatgaaattctataccgtcaaaaatccaatcatcacccAGCAGAGAACTTAACAATACAACATAGGAtgctcgtcatggattttcgCGTTGAGTAAAAGTTGAGAAAAAGACTTCATACAaagaacccaaggacgaggAGGTGGCAAATaaaaggtgaggaacaaagaagcttcctaagacgggtaggagaagaggcaaagtgggatgggaaTGGAAGCGCGGAAGAGATGTGGAGAGAGATGGCagaaattattaaaagaacagcaaaagaaagttttggtgaatctaaaggaataggaccaagagacaaggagtcatgggtggtggaatgcgagtgtacaagaaaagataaagataaaaagggagTGCTTTAAATAGTTGTCTTTATGCCGCAATGTAAATAATTGGGAAAAATATAAGGTAGCTGAGAAAGAGACAAAAatggctgtaagtgaagcaagaacaagagcatatgagggtctcactagtctttgggcacgaaagaaggagaaaaagatatatagaatcgcaaagagccgtgaaagaagaacgagagatttggatcaggttaagtgcataaaagataaggatagagaggtgctggctcaagaggagaagattaatgaaaggtgaaagagctacttctacgagttatttaataaaagacataagactcttccgagccttggtcgGTTACGCACatgggaagaagatcaaaactttgactattatcgaaggattcgagacttcaaggtaaaagaggctctaaagcagatgaaagATGGCAGGACAGTAGGACTTGATAATATCCCaattgaggtttggaagggcCTTGGAGAAAAAAAGCATCAACTGattaaccaagctttttaatgagattttaaggtcaataaagatgcctgatgagtggagaaagagcacattgatacctatctacaagaataagggaGGTATACAAAGTTGCAGAAACTATAGAGGGATCAAGCTCATGAGCCATACCATGAAGTTTTGagaaagggtgatagaacggaggttgagaaaagagacacaagtaataGAGAACCgatttggatttatgccaggcaGATCCACCACCAAAGCGATATACCTGTTAAAAAGGATCATGGAGAGGaatcgtagtaataaaaggaatctacatatggtgtttattgatttggaaaaagtgTATGATAGGGTGCCAAaagaggtcttatggaaggttttagaaaagaggagagtacGAATCGTATATATTcgtgcaattaaagacatgtatgatgagggcaaaactagtgtgaagactcaaggtggtgtgacagaaGAATTTTCTATTGGTATATGATTACatcagggatcatccttaagtctaTACCTTTTTatattagtcttggaagtacaaATAGATaacatccaagagcctgtgccatggtgcatgctttttgccgatgatatcgtccttatgggagagtcaagggaagacctaaataagaagttggattTATGGAGAGAAGATCTAGAAGTGTATGGTTTGCACATAAGCCGTTGCAAGACGAAATATATAGAATGTAATTTCGGTTTGAGAAGGAAAAACcctaatatagaggtgaagattggagaaaacatcctacaaaaaagttaaaagttttaagtattttgggtgcatcatacaggataatggagagattaaacatgatgtaaatcataggatccaagcaggttggtcaaaatggcagagtgcatctggttttatatgtgacaaaaaagtgcctttaaaacttaaaggtaaattttATCGCACtactataagaccggctatacTTTATGGTACGGAGTGCTGGGCAGccaaaggggagcacgaacataagttaagtgtggcagagatgaagatgttgagatggatgagtagTCATACACGATTAGATAAAATAAGGAACGAAGATATAAgtgagagagttggagtagcacccattgtggaaaagatggtagaatcgcgtctcaggtggtttggataTATGACAAGAAGACTGACAGAATAACCAGCCATttaggagggtggatgagatggaagatggataaggggtgaaaggcagaggaagacctaagagaaccatccatgaggtggtcaaacgagatctacatatAAATAGTCTCTCTGTAGAtctgatacatgacagagctcAATAACATTGTTTGTAGCCGACCCCATCTAATGGAACaaaattttgttgttgttgttgtattcCAACTCTTGTCAAGTATCAACCAGTTTagcattttttttgtattatttaaaatttcatttcataattttttatattttttgttttataacaattaatatgtaaaaatataagttgtataataaaatttattaaaatatcattaattTAATGTCTATAATTTTACGCACATAACATTTATAATTTCACATAAATAAtgtctataattttatatacataatgtctataattaataaatttttacgATTAATATTATTCATtctcaaattatatattttttaaattatcttacATGCAATGTATACTAATGAATCatgattttaaattattttaatattttttagttgatatccatatatatgattatttattaattttaatttgtttagttaataattatatttaaatttttatttcataattttttctatattttatttttattttttaatttataatatataatctatatgtaaaaatataattatataataaaaattgttaaaataTTTCTATTTCAACGTTTATAGTTTGATATGAATAACATCCATAATTAAcgaattataatttttttatttattatttaattttttattttgtaggtcataaatcaataattttttatatttctaatttttaataaattaagaCTAATTGAATttgagattttgaatttttttatataaaatatgctatgatgatttgaaattttttttagggTTAATGATATAAGGATTAAAGACTTTCATTTGAAACAAAGATTATTTAACTGTGTAtgtaataaactaataatgaaagagaaacttttaaattttgatttacataaatttgaattgatttgtgatgtaattaaataaaaaaatataattacagAAAAAAAGTAATtgtgttaattaattaaaaagaataatttatattctcttataaataaaaatattattatttagtatttgtaattttttagtTGCGTACCATTATTGGGATACTAATCGCTTATTTCTTGTTTGACTCGTTAATTCTTAGTCATTTCtgatttttccttcttctttttttaccGTTTCTTTTATTGGTAGTTAATTCAAATTGAACTTAGTTTAATGAATAATATACTTAGAACAACAACATGATGGTTATTGATGATGAAACCAAAGTGAAGAAAGAAACGAATTCCAAAGTTAGCTCCTttttttcctctctctctctctctctctccggTCTTTTTAGCTTGGTGGGTCTCCCCGCTCACTTTCTCTCTCCATTTAATTGCATTACGCCACCGCCGTTACACGCGGCAATTTTGTTTccatttttaaaacttaaaacaaCACTAACAATAATAACACTCGTATCATCATTTTGCTTGGTAATAATAAtctgagagagagagagagagagaacccAGCATAGGGAAAAGGGTACCTtggtggttgttgttgttggtgtTGGCTTCTAGCTGTGTTGGTACTTGGCGGTGAGGATTGGATTAAGATTGggattggattggggtttggctTGAGGGCCTTGAATGCCATCTGGGTTTTACCTCTCTCTGGCAAACAAGTCCCAAAGCTGAACCCTTTcactcttctctcttcttcacctacAGAAATGGTAGAAGACGTGTGTTTCTTCCACAAGGTACCATCTTCACTAATTCCACCTTCTATTTTTACTCTCACTAACAATGTGCTGCTCTTTTTCTTTCCTATTTAACTTCGATTCTTTATGCTTAAATTTGGGTGCTTTTTCGACTCCATGAACTTGGGGAAGAGATGGTGAAAGCGGGTTCCTTTTTCAGTTCGGGGAAGAATTAAGTCATACTTTTATTGGATTAAAGTTGAATCCTTTGCGTGTTTTTATCTGAATATTGTGGGCTTCCTAATTCTTCATTATGTATGTTTATATAGGAAGTTTGTATATATTCTGCTGAGGCTTTTGAAATCTGGATATTTAGTACTAGATTCAGTTCCGATTTGATAATCTCCaatgtttatattttttcttattctgGGATTTGGAGAGTGGGGTTTGGGGATTGGAAAAGGGAAGGTTCCACCGTTTACCTATTTGATGCCCTTACTAGGAATGGAACTTGTCCCCATTGCAGGACATTCTTGTTATAAAGCCTCCAATGAAATCACCAACGCTATTAAGGATGGCAGTCTTGGTGTTTTCCGTGGTTTGTGGCATTTTTATCTTCTCGGTATGTCTAAAGCAGATAAGCACCCAAGCAAGGACCAACTTTGTGGAGTTCAATGTAGTTGAGAAGCCTTATCAGAGCAGAATGAGGCTAATCAACATTTCGTACTTACATTATCCCAAACCTGTATCATTTAACAGGTAATAGGAACTTTCTGTTAAACTGTTAAATCGTTATCAGTTGATTTTCGAGTTTGGTTTATTAATCACCTAGTTCGTTTCCAGGAATGAGTGTTCTCATAATCCTGTACTATTCTTTGCCATATTGTCGAATCAGAGATCAGGCAGCGGGTGGTTTGAGACCCTTTTGAATAGTCACATTAATGTAAGCTCAAATGGGGAAGTCTTTTCTGCTAAAGAGAGAAGGCAAAATGCTTCTTCTATTATACAGACGTTGGATAGAGTTTACAATTTAGACTGGTTCAATAGTGCTTCCAAGAATGAATGTTCTGCTGCAACCGGCTTAAAGTGGATGCTTAATCAGGTACATGTTTGTTCCCAAAATAGTCACACATTGATTGTTGTTAATGTTGGTCAATGGCTTATGGAATTTCTGGCTTGTTTGCTGAACGAACTGTTATAAGACTttgcttcaattttgtgctgtTGTGTAAACTGTGAGGTTCTTAGATATATTGGCCTGGAAGATTCTGTATACTTCTCACGAAACATTTCAATGGCCACTCATTACTGCCGCCTGGATTCGGTTCTGACATGACATATTGATCATTAAATATATTCTGCATCATTGACTAATTGGCTGCAAACTAAATTACAAGCAAGAATTGCGTTCTTATta
The genomic region above belongs to Arachis stenosperma cultivar V10309 chromosome 5, arast.V10309.gnm1.PFL2, whole genome shotgun sequence and contains:
- the LOC130979833 gene encoding uncharacterized protein LOC130979833, producing the protein MVEDVCFFHKDILVIKPPMKSPTLLRMAVLVFSVVCGIFIFSVCLKQISTQARTNFVEFNVVEKPYQSRMRLINISYLHYPKPVSFNRNECSHNPVLFFAILSNQRSGSGWFETLLNSHINVSSNGEVFSAKERRQNASSIIQTLDRVYNLDWFNSASKNECSAATGLKWMLNQGVMEHHKEVVEYFNRRSVSVIFLFRRNLLRRMVSMHANSYDRYAKLLNGTHKSHVHSPEEADILSRYKPTINSTSLLDDLKDMEKRATNALEYFNSTRHMILYYEDLMRNRTKLKDVQEFLGLPPMELSSRQVKIHKGPLSDHIQNWDEVNKTLRGTAYKSFLEADY